The following coding sequences lie in one Apium graveolens cultivar Ventura chromosome 1, ASM990537v1, whole genome shotgun sequence genomic window:
- the LOC141666304 gene encoding uncharacterized protein LOC141666304 isoform X2, producing MGRDRDLSRSPSYRRKYSRSPSPVVRRRSSRRDRSRSRYSYSRRKSRSISPRRRKSRSSTPRRRRSRSATPRRYKRQRSTSISLSPIKRSPSTGSLELKNVTEKSKKDEEEKKRRQQEAELKLLEEETAKRVEEAIRKKVEESLNSEEIQMEIKTRLVEGRKKLIEEVAAQLEKEKEAAVVEARRKEEKMRKEKEELERMIEENRRRVEEAQRREALEQQRREEERYRELEELQRQKEEALRRKKQQEEEEKSNQMKLLGKNKSRPKLSFALGLK from the exons ATGGGTAGAGATAGAGACTTATCGAGGTCACCCTCGTACCGCCGGAAATATTCCCGGTCGCCTTCGCCGGTGGTTCGTCGCCGGAGCAGCCGGAGAGATAGAAGCAGATCTCGTTATTCTTATAGCAG ACGAAAAAGTCGTTCAATATCACCTCGTCGCCGCAAAAGTCGTTCCTCAACTCCAAGGCGTCGCAGGAGTCGTTCTGCCACTCCAAGGCGCTATAAGAGACAACGAAGTACATCTATATCGTTGTCTCCTATTAAAAGGTCACCTAGTACTGGGTCATTAGAGCTCAAAAATGTGACTGAAAAGTCAAAAAAAGATGAGGAAGAGAAGAAAAG GCGTCAGCAGGAGGCAGAATTAAAACTGCTGGAAGAAGAAACTGCAAAGAGAGTGGAGGAAGCAATTCgaaagaaggttgaagaaagctTGAATTCTGAGGAGATCCAGATGGAAATAAAAACAAGGCTGGTTGAGGGTCGGAAAAAACTAATAGAGGAGGTTGCAGCTCAACTTGAGAAAGAGAAGGAAGCTGCTGTTGTCGAGGCTAGACGAAAAGAG GAAAAAATGCGAAAAGAGAAAGAAGAGCTGGAAAGGATGATTGAGGAGAACCGCAGGAGGGTGGAAGAAGCTCAAAGAAGAGAAGCCTTAGAGCAACAACGGAGGGAGGAAGAACGCTACAGAGAGTTGGAAGAGCTTCAAAGACAGAAAGAAGAGGCTCTGCGAAGGAAGAAACAACAAGAAGAGGAGGAAAAGTCGAACCAAATGAAGCTGTTGGGCAAGAACAAGTCACGACCAAAGTTGTCCTTTGCACTAGGTTTGAAATGA
- the LOC141666304 gene encoding uncharacterized protein LOC141666304 isoform X1: MGVYSLIVKLAVSCDKRWSTQFILSNIRGNCTCFYNFWARCWAGMLFYGLFFHSVCGSCCNSVLLLYRRKSRSISPRRRKSRSSTPRRRRSRSATPRRYKRQRSTSISLSPIKRSPSTGSLELKNVTEKSKKDEEEKKRRQQEAELKLLEEETAKRVEEAIRKKVEESLNSEEIQMEIKTRLVEGRKKLIEEVAAQLEKEKEAAVVEARRKEEKMRKEKEELERMIEENRRRVEEAQRREALEQQRREEERYRELEELQRQKEEALRRKKQQEEEEKSNQMKLLGKNKSRPKLSFALGLK; the protein is encoded by the exons ATGGGTGTCTATTCGTTGATTGTCAAATTAGCGGTTTCTTGTGATAAAAGATGGAGCACACAGTTTATTCTTAGCAATATAAGAGGTAACTGTACATGCTTTTATAATTTTTGGGCTAGATGCTGGGCTGGTATGCTATTCTATGGTCTCTTCTTTCATTCTGTATGTGGAAGTTGTTGTAACTCTGTATTATTATTATACAGACGAAAAAGTCGTTCAATATCACCTCGTCGCCGCAAAAGTCGTTCCTCAACTCCAAGGCGTCGCAGGAGTCGTTCTGCCACTCCAAGGCGCTATAAGAGACAACGAAGTACATCTATATCGTTGTCTCCTATTAAAAGGTCACCTAGTACTGGGTCATTAGAGCTCAAAAATGTGACTGAAAAGTCAAAAAAAGATGAGGAAGAGAAGAAAAG GCGTCAGCAGGAGGCAGAATTAAAACTGCTGGAAGAAGAAACTGCAAAGAGAGTGGAGGAAGCAATTCgaaagaaggttgaagaaagctTGAATTCTGAGGAGATCCAGATGGAAATAAAAACAAGGCTGGTTGAGGGTCGGAAAAAACTAATAGAGGAGGTTGCAGCTCAACTTGAGAAAGAGAAGGAAGCTGCTGTTGTCGAGGCTAGACGAAAAGAG GAAAAAATGCGAAAAGAGAAAGAAGAGCTGGAAAGGATGATTGAGGAGAACCGCAGGAGGGTGGAAGAAGCTCAAAGAAGAGAAGCCTTAGAGCAACAACGGAGGGAGGAAGAACGCTACAGAGAGTTGGAAGAGCTTCAAAGACAGAAAGAAGAGGCTCTGCGAAGGAAGAAACAACAAGAAGAGGAGGAAAAGTCGAACCAAATGAAGCTGTTGGGCAAGAACAAGTCACGACCAAAGTTGTCCTTTGCACTAGGTTTGAAATGA